The stretch of DNA GGCCCGTTCGGAGGGAGCCGCATTCGCTGCCTGTATCGCGAAGCATAAACCCGCCTCGGCGGACGCCAAAAATAAAAACGGAGCCTCGCGATCCGCTCGCGAGACTCCGCTTTTCCATCGGCAGACGCGGCGCTTACATCAGGTTCGTGTCGCGCGTCTCGCGCATGCAGAGCACGCCGATCAGGCTGACGAACGCCGCCGTCGACACATACGCGCCGACCCACGTGAGCCCGCCGCGCGCTGCGAGCACCTGCGCGATGTACGGCGCGACCGACGCGCCGAGAATTCCGCCGAGGTTGTACGCGACGCCCGCGCCGGTGTAGCGCACGCTGGTCGGGAACAGTTCGGGCAGCAGCGCGCCCATCGGCGCGAACGTCGCGCCCATCAGGAACAGCTCGATCACGAGGAACAGCAGCACGAGCGGCAGCGAGCCGCTGCCGAGCAGCGGCGCCATCGTGAAGCCCGACAGGATCGCCGCGACGATGCCGACGATCAGCACCGGCTTGCGGCCGAAGCGGTCGCTCGCCCACGCGGACAGCGGCGTCGCGAGCCCCATGAACACGACCGCGATGCACAGCATCCCGAGGAACGTCTGCCGCGGAATGTGCAGCGCGGACACGCCGTACGACAGCGAGAACACCGTCGAGATGTAGAACAGCGTGTAGCAGACCACCATCGACAGCGAGCCGAGCAGCGTCGGCCAGCCGTGCTTCGCGAGCAGCGTCAGCACCGGCACGCGCACCCGTTCCTTGCGTTCGACGGCCGCCTTGAACGCCGGCGTCTCCGCGATTTTCAGGCGCACGTACAGGCCGAGCGCGACGAGCGCCGCGCTGACGACGAACGGCACGCGCCAGCCCCATTCGCGGAACTGCGAATCGGACAGCGTGAGCGCGAGGCCGAAGAACAGGCCGTTCGACGCGAGGAAGCCGACCGACGGCCCCAGTTGCGGAAACATCCCGAACCAGCCGCGCCGGCCCGCCGGCGCATATTCGGTCGCGAGCAGCGCCGCGCCGCCCCATTCGCCGCCGAGGCCGATGCCCTGGCCGAAGCGCAGCACGCACAGCAGGATCGGCGCGATGCTGCCGAGCGCGTCGTAACCGGGCAGGAAACCGATCAGCGTCGTCGACAGGCCCATCACGAGCAGCGACGCGACGAGCGTCGACTTGCGGCCGATGCGGTCGCCGAAGTGGCCGAACAGGAACGAGCCGATCGGCCGCGCGACGAACGCGATGCCGAACGTGACGAACGCCGACAGCGCCTGCGCGGTGGCCGATCCGTGCGGGAAGAACACCGGGCCGATCACGAGCGCGGCGGCGGTCGCGTAGACATAGAAGTCGTAGAACTCGATCGCGGTGCCGATGAAGCTCGCGAAGATCACGCGCGCGGTGCTGGTCTGCCGCGCGACGCCCGATGGGTCGGCGCGGGCCGGCGAAAGCGGGGAGGTGGACATGCAGGAGTCTCCGTTGTCGTGACGCGCGTCGTATGTGGAGCGTGCGCGCGCCTTTGTTCAGGGTTCGAAGTCCGGCGGCGCGTGAACGTTCGCGGCGCATCCCGAAGCGACCGCCTCGCGCGGAGGTTCGCTTCGGGATGCGGCTGCGGGCGGAAACGCGGAAGTCCGGTGCCGGCGACGATTCGACAGTATGCATCGCGCGACGCCGCGCGTGCGCACGGCAACGCGACCGGGCGGGGCGCGATACGCCGCGAAGCGGGCCGCGCACGGATCGGCGCGGCGGGTTTCGCGGTCGGGCCGGTCGGCCGACGGCGGGTGGCGCGCGACGACCGGCGACGCCGGGCAGACGCCGGCGTGAGGGGTAGCAGGGGATTATAACGATCGGCCGGTGCGCGCAGCAAGGCGACGGGCTCGCGCGGCGGCGCGCCGTTCAGTCGAGCGTCTGCGCCTGTGGCGTCGCGAGCGTGCGCAACTGGAACTGGCCGTCGTCGTTGAACAGCCAGTCCTCCATCAGTTCGAGACGGCCTCGCGCGTCG from Paraburkholderia caballeronis encodes:
- a CDS encoding MFS transporter — protein: MSTSPLSPARADPSGVARQTSTARVIFASFIGTAIEFYDFYVYATAAALVIGPVFFPHGSATAQALSAFVTFGIAFVARPIGSFLFGHFGDRIGRKSTLVASLLVMGLSTTLIGFLPGYDALGSIAPILLCVLRFGQGIGLGGEWGGAALLATEYAPAGRRGWFGMFPQLGPSVGFLASNGLFFGLALTLSDSQFREWGWRVPFVVSAALVALGLYVRLKIAETPAFKAAVERKERVRVPVLTLLAKHGWPTLLGSLSMVVCYTLFYISTVFSLSYGVSALHIPRQTFLGMLCIAVVFMGLATPLSAWASDRFGRKPVLIVGIVAAILSGFTMAPLLGSGSLPLVLLFLVIELFLMGATFAPMGALLPELFPTSVRYTGAGVAYNLGGILGASVAPYIAQVLAARGGLTWVGAYVSTAAFVSLIGVLCMRETRDTNLM